From a single Sorghum bicolor cultivar BTx623 chromosome 5, Sorghum_bicolor_NCBIv3, whole genome shotgun sequence genomic region:
- the LOC8079157 gene encoding uncharacterized protein LOC8079157, translating into MAATAPFSSASSSHPPRLPSKTLTSRHSRPLHHRSPPAASAPRSRPLLLSFPAPARRSGAGLRASAAQKISVDYQFDEEDDDEEEYEYDGEEEEEEWEEDEDEEAMDVEALEEEARGAAADLAKRLARELHIDDDVREKRRNIRDKTSVSKHIPDNLLPKVAIIGRPNVGKSALFNRLVGGNRAIVVDEPGVTRDRLYGRSYWGDQEFMVIDTGGVITLSKSQAGVMEELAVTTTVGMDGIPLATREAAIARMPSMIEKQAVAAVDEASVILFVVDGQAGLVAADIEISDWLRRNYSDKCVILAVNKCESPRKGQMQALDFWSLGFSPLPISAITGTGTGDLLDLVCSELRKFEGLDTVEEEKNKVPAIAIVGRPNVGKSSILNALVGEDRTIVSPVSGTTRDAIDTEFTTADGEKYKLIDTAGIRRRAAVISAGSTTESLSVKRAFRAIRRSDVVALVIEAMACVTEQDYKIAERIEKEGKACVIVVNKWDTIPNKNHESTTHYEQDVREKLRILDWAPIVYCSATNGTSVEKIISAAALVEKERSRRLGTSILNQVIREAIAFKPPPRTRGGKRGRVYYTTQAAIGPPTFVLFVNDAKLFPDTYRRYMEKKLRSDAGFPGTPIRLLWRSRRRPDKRGKSADSRTQSPGTPSKMVLAA; encoded by the exons ATGGCCGCCACGGCGCCCTtctcctccgcctcctcctcgcACCCACCTCGCCTACCCTCCAAAACTCTGACGTCTCGTCACTCCCGCCCGCTCCACCACaggtcaccgcccgcagcctccgccccgcgctcgcgcccgctgCTCCTCTCCTTCCCCGCGCCCGCACGCCGCTCCGGCGCTGGACTCCGCGCTTCAGCCGCGCAGAAAATCTCTGTCGATTACCAGTTCGATGAAGAAgacgatgacgaggaggagTACGAATacgacggcgaggaggaggaggaggagtgggaggaggatgaagatgaggaggcgATGGACGTGGAGGCGTTGGAGGAGGAGgcccgcggcgccgccgccgacctCGCCAAACGCCTCGCACGGGAGCTCCACATCG ATGATGATGTGAGGGAGAAACGAAGAAACATCAGGGATAAGACATCTGTGTCTAAACAT ATTCCAGATAATCTTCTTCCGAAGGTGGCAATTATTGGGAGGCCAAATGTCGGTAAATCTGCGCTGTTCAACCGTCTTGTCGGA GGAAATAGGGCTATAGTTGTTGATGAACCTGGTGTGACAAGGGATCGGTTATATGGACGATCCTACTGGGGTGATCAGGAGTTTATGGTTATTGATACTGGTGGGGTAATTACTTTGTCAAAGTCTCAAGCAGGGGTGATGGAAGAACTTGCCGTCACCACTACTGTTGGTATGGATGGGATTCCTCTCGCCACTAGAGAAGCTGCTATTGCAAGGATGCCATCAATGATTGAAAAACAAGCAGTTGCAGCTGTTGATGAGGCATCCGTCATACTATTCGTCGTGGATGGTCAG gctggtcttgtggCAGCTGATATAGAGATTTCTGATTGGTTGCGACGCAACTACTCTGACAAGTGTGTTATACTTGCTGTCAATAAGTGTGAATCTCCACGGAAAGGGCAAATGCAAGCATTAGACTTTTGGTCACTAGG GTTTTCTCCTCTGCCAATTTCTGCTATTACTGGCACAGGAACTGGAGATCTCCTTGACCTGGTGTGTTCAGAGCTGAGAAAATTTGAG GGATTGGATACAGTTGAAGAAGAGAAAAATAAGGTTCCTGCTATTGCCATTGTGGGAAGACCAAATGTGGGCAAAAGTAGCATTCTAAATGCTTTGGTTGGAGAAGATAGAACTATTGTGAGCCCAGTTAGTGGGACAACACGTGATGCCATTGATACTGAGTTTACTACAGCAGATGGGGAG AAGTACAAACTCATTGATACTGCTGGGATCCGGCGCAGGGCAGCAGTTATTTCTGCTGGCAGCACAACGGAATCGCTTTCAGTAAAGCGTGCATTTCGAGCAATTCGGCGCTCTGATGTGGTTGCCCTTGTTATCGAGGCAATGGCCTGTGTTACCGAGCAG GATTATAAAATTGCAGAGAGGATTGAGAAAGAAGGAAAAGCTTGTGTCATTGTTGTGAACAAATGGGATACAATCCCAAACAAGAACCATGAGAGTACAACACATTATGAACAAGATGTAAGAGAAAAGCTTCGCATACTTGATTGGGCACCTATTGTCTACTGTTCTGCGACTAATGGCACCAGTGTCGAAAA GATAATTTCTGCTGCTGCTTTGGTTGAGAAGGAAAGGTCTAGAAGACTCGGCACCTCCATTCTTAATCAAGTTATTAGAGAAGCTATAGCATTCAAACCACCACCAAGAACAAGAGGTGGCAAAAGAGGTCGTGTCTATTATACAACACAG GCTGCCATTGGTCCACCAACATTCGTTTTATTTGTAAATGATGCGAAGCTCTTCCCTGATACATACCGCCGTTACATGGAAAAGAAACTCCGGTCAGATGCTGGGTTTCCAGGCACTCCTATTCGTTTATTGTGGCGTAGCAGAAGGCGTCCAGACAAACGAG GTAAATCTGCTGATAGTAGAACGCAGAGCCCAGGAACCCCTAGCAAAATGGTTCTAGCTGCCTAA